The following are encoded in a window of Bradyrhizobium guangdongense genomic DNA:
- a CDS encoding alpha/beta hydrolase produces MRDWDDAYANSAHIPGSDKMPAQWAERAAAYRAALKGFRADIAYGSGERQRFDLVLPEGDSKGLVVFVHGGYWMRFDKSTWTDIAEGARRHGWTVCLPSYTLTPAARIPDITAEISSAIAKAASLVAGPIRLAGHSAGGHLVTRMLCDDSGLEPSVFNRIAGTLSISGLHDLRPLLKTKMNETLRMTMEEASLESAALHLPRGHSPVTAWVGGSERPEFIRQSDLLANVWTSFDVPTRLVVDPGLNHFTVIDGLKDPSSPITARLIGLD; encoded by the coding sequence ATGCGCGATTGGGATGATGCTTACGCCAATTCGGCCCATATCCCGGGCTCGGACAAGATGCCGGCGCAATGGGCGGAGCGGGCGGCGGCCTACCGTGCCGCTCTGAAGGGGTTTCGTGCGGACATCGCCTACGGCTCCGGGGAGCGTCAACGCTTCGATCTCGTGCTGCCCGAGGGCGACAGCAAGGGCCTCGTCGTGTTCGTGCACGGGGGCTACTGGATGCGCTTCGACAAATCGACCTGGACGGATATCGCCGAAGGCGCGCGTCGCCACGGATGGACGGTTTGCTTGCCGAGTTACACGCTGACGCCGGCTGCACGCATCCCTGATATCACCGCGGAAATATCATCCGCGATCGCGAAAGCGGCCTCGCTTGTCGCGGGACCGATCCGGCTCGCCGGGCATTCCGCCGGCGGTCATCTCGTCACGCGCATGCTGTGCGACGACAGCGGGCTCGAACCTTCCGTATTCAACCGCATTGCGGGTACGCTTTCGATCAGCGGTCTGCACGATCTGCGACCGCTGCTCAAGACGAAGATGAATGAGACGCTGCGGATGACCATGGAGGAGGCGAGCCTCGAAAGCGCGGCCTTGCATCTGCCGCGCGGGCATTCGCCGGTCACCGCCTGGGTCGGCGGCAGCGAGCGGCCGGAATTCATCCGCCAGTCCGATCTGCTGGCTAATGTCTGGACCAGTTTTGATGTGCCCACGCGCCTCGTCGTCGATCCCGGCCTCAACCATTTCACCGTGATCGACGGGCTGAAGGATCCGTCGTCGCCGATCACTGCGCGCCTGATCGGCCTCGATTGA
- a CDS encoding GrlR family regulatory protein, with protein MTIRNGLYHIRIEFLDSVQGGNQGVMVLRDGTMRGGDSFFFAHGSYTSADGKWKGELTNEEHSPSFDERPVWGRKVVTIGFSGTYTDETAYGEGIALAGKQSIRFKGNLRLLVPD; from the coding sequence ATGACGATCAGGAACGGGCTTTATCATATCCGGATTGAGTTCCTGGATAGCGTCCAGGGCGGCAATCAGGGTGTCATGGTGCTGCGCGATGGCACCATGCGCGGCGGCGATTCCTTTTTCTTCGCCCACGGCAGCTACACGTCCGCCGATGGCAAGTGGAAGGGCGAGCTGACCAATGAGGAGCATTCGCCCTCGTTCGACGAGCGCCCGGTGTGGGGCCGCAAGGTCGTGACCATCGGCTTCAGCGGCACCTACACCGATGAGACCGCCTATGGCGAGGGCATTGCGCTCGCCGGCAAGCAGAGCATCCGCTTCAAGGGCAATTTGCGCCTGCTTGTGCCGGATTGA
- a CDS encoding PaaI family thioesterase: MTPLEKLKAMKMPFAELKGVEFIEAGKDRVVARMRVRPDLCTLNHTIHGGAVMALADSVGAAATVINLPEDAKGTTTLESKTNFIGAAKEGNTVIATATPVHRGRRTQVWTTRLETEDGKLVAMVTQTQLVL; encoded by the coding sequence ATGACGCCGCTCGAGAAACTTAAAGCGATGAAGATGCCGTTCGCCGAGCTCAAGGGCGTCGAGTTCATCGAGGCCGGGAAGGACCGCGTCGTCGCGCGGATGAGGGTCAGGCCCGATCTCTGCACCCTCAATCACACCATCCACGGCGGCGCGGTGATGGCGCTTGCGGATTCCGTCGGAGCTGCGGCGACCGTGATCAACCTGCCGGAGGACGCCAAGGGCACGACTACGCTCGAGAGCAAAACCAATTTCATCGGTGCGGCCAAGGAGGGAAACACCGTCATCGCGACCGCCACCCCGGTCCACCGCGGCCGCCGAACCCAGGTCTGGACCACCCGGCTTGAGACCGAGGACGGCAAGCTGGTCGCTATGGTGACCCAGACGCAGCTGGTCCTGTAA
- the kynU gene encoding kynureninase has product MTRYRVYDDTKALFHLPEGVIYLDGNSLGALPLGVAERVGRVITTEWGNELIRAWNSAGWYAQPRHVGDRIARLIGAEPGSVMVGDTLSLKVYQALAAALDMNASRKVVLSDTGNFPTDLYMAEGLIATLERGHQLRLVAPEEIESALSEEIAVLYVTQVDYRTGRRHDMAKLTGKAHALGIVTVWDLAHSAGALSVDLAGCGVDFAAGCTYKYLNAGPGAPAFLYVSPRHADDARAALSGWMGHAKPFAFELAYAAAGGVERMRVGTPPVLAMAALEASLDIWDRVDINEVRTRSLALGDLLIAEVERRCRSLRLVTPRAHERRGSQVSFAFEGGYAAMQALIARGVIGDFRAPDIMRFGITPLYIGESEIVRAAEIIEEVIVGEVWRRPEYQIVNAVT; this is encoded by the coding sequence ATGACCAGATATCGCGTCTACGACGACACCAAAGCGCTATTTCATCTCCCCGAGGGGGTGATCTATCTCGACGGCAATTCGCTCGGCGCGCTGCCGCTGGGCGTTGCCGAGCGGGTTGGCCGTGTCATCACGACCGAGTGGGGCAACGAACTGATCCGCGCCTGGAACAGTGCGGGCTGGTATGCCCAGCCGCGCCACGTCGGCGATCGCATCGCGCGCCTGATCGGCGCCGAACCCGGCTCCGTGATGGTCGGCGACACGCTGTCGCTCAAGGTCTATCAGGCGCTCGCCGCAGCGCTCGATATGAACGCCTCGCGCAAGGTCGTTTTGTCCGACACCGGCAATTTCCCAACCGACCTTTACATGGCCGAGGGCCTGATCGCGACGCTCGAGCGCGGGCATCAATTGCGCCTAGTGGCGCCGGAGGAGATCGAGTCCGCGCTGTCGGAAGAGATTGCGGTGCTCTACGTCACCCAGGTCGACTACCGCACCGGCCGCCGCCACGACATGGCGAAGTTGACTGGGAAGGCCCATGCGCTCGGCATCGTCACAGTTTGGGATCTCGCCCATTCGGCCGGCGCGCTATCGGTTGATCTCGCCGGCTGTGGCGTCGATTTCGCCGCCGGCTGCACCTACAAATATCTCAACGCCGGCCCGGGCGCGCCGGCCTTCCTCTACGTCTCACCGCGCCATGCCGACGACGCGCGCGCTGCATTGTCCGGATGGATGGGCCATGCAAAGCCCTTCGCCTTCGAGCTTGCCTATGCGGCCGCCGGCGGCGTCGAGCGCATGCGCGTCGGCACGCCGCCGGTGCTGGCGATGGCAGCGCTGGAGGCATCGCTCGATATCTGGGATCGCGTCGACATCAATGAAGTCCGCACCCGCTCGCTGGCGCTTGGCGATCTGCTGATTGCGGAGGTTGAGCGTCGTTGCCGGTCGTTGAGGCTGGTGACCCCGCGTGCGCACGAACGTCGCGGCTCCCAGGTCTCCTTCGCCTTCGAGGGCGGTTACGCCGCCATGCAGGCGCTCATCGCCCGCGGCGTGATCGGCGATTTCCGCGCGCCTGATATCATGAGGTTCGGAATCACGCCGCTGTATATCGGTGAAAGCGAGATTGTTCGTGCCGCCGAGATCATCGAGGAGGTGATCGTGGGCGAGGTATGGCGCCGGCCGGAATATCAGATTGTGAATGCGGTGACGTGA
- a CDS encoding tyrosine-protein phosphatase, which translates to MNDSPARHLALQGASNFRDLGGYVTHDGRTTRWRHIFRSNHLGQLTAADVEIVRALGVRSAFDFRGVEERATGICAVSEITVYSLPIEPTVIAALRAELARGALTGPVALELMRESYRNYVRHNTHSFRALFGHLLEDRAPLVIHCTAGKDRTGFASALILHALGVPDDVIAEDYLLTNSHYKRDVSSVSDLPADVLDAIGSVEASFLDAAFDAVSRDYGDVETYLRDGLKLGPAERSALRERYLQS; encoded by the coding sequence CTGAACGACTCCCCTGCCCGCCACCTCGCTCTGCAAGGCGCCAGCAACTTTCGCGATCTCGGCGGCTACGTCACACATGACGGCCGTACCACGCGCTGGCGCCACATCTTCCGCTCCAACCATCTCGGCCAGCTCACCGCGGCGGACGTCGAGATCGTCCGCGCGCTCGGCGTCCGAAGCGCATTCGACTTCCGCGGGGTCGAGGAGCGTGCGACCGGCATCTGCGCCGTGAGCGAGATCACCGTGTATTCGCTGCCGATCGAGCCGACGGTTATTGCCGCGCTGCGCGCCGAACTCGCCAGGGGCGCGCTGACCGGACCGGTCGCGCTCGAGCTCATGCGCGAGTCCTACCGCAACTACGTCCGCCACAACACGCACAGCTTTCGCGCGCTGTTCGGCCATCTCCTGGAAGACCGCGCGCCGCTCGTGATTCACTGCACCGCCGGCAAGGACCGCACCGGTTTTGCCAGCGCCCTGATCCTGCATGCGCTGGGCGTACCCGATGACGTGATTGCGGAAGATTATCTGCTGACCAACAGCCACTACAAGCGCGACGTCTCGAGCGTCTCCGATCTGCCCGCCGACGTGCTCGACGCCATCGGCTCGGTCGAGGCATCGTTTCTCGATGCCGCCTTTGATGCCGTCAGCCGCGACTATGGCGATGTCGAAACCTATTTGCGCGATGGCCTCAAGCTTGGGCCGGCGGAGCGCTCCGCGCTAAGGGAACGTTATCTGCAATCGTAG
- a CDS encoding DUF2161 domain-containing phosphodiesterase — METALYLPVKRFLEGLGFDVKGEIRGCDLVGLSAGDPPVVVIGELKLAFNLELILQAVDRAPAGDEIWIAAKISARGKGRESDARYRNLCRRLGFGMLGVTDNGQVEVLVKPPTAAPRREPKTRSRLVAEHQRRQGDPVLGGSTRAPIMTAYRQQALACASELAAGPRRVRDLRQRCPDAGKILLNNVYGWFARADRGIYGLTEAGHAALKRWPQQRGEAGGGAASPP; from the coding sequence GTGGAAACCGCTCTCTATCTCCCCGTCAAACGATTCCTCGAAGGCCTCGGCTTCGACGTGAAGGGCGAGATTCGTGGCTGCGATCTCGTCGGCCTGAGCGCCGGCGATCCACCCGTGGTCGTCATCGGCGAGCTCAAGCTCGCCTTCAATCTCGAACTGATCCTGCAAGCGGTCGATCGCGCGCCGGCGGGCGACGAGATCTGGATCGCGGCAAAAATATCGGCGCGCGGCAAGGGACGCGAGAGCGATGCGCGATATCGCAATCTCTGCCGCCGACTCGGCTTCGGTATGCTCGGCGTAACCGACAACGGCCAGGTCGAGGTGCTGGTGAAGCCGCCAACGGCCGCTCCCCGCCGCGAGCCGAAAACGCGCTCGCGGCTCGTGGCCGAGCATCAGCGCCGCCAAGGCGATCCCGTGCTCGGCGGCAGCACCCGCGCACCGATCATGACGGCCTACCGGCAGCAGGCGCTGGCCTGCGCATCAGAACTCGCCGCCGGTCCGCGGCGCGTGCGCGATTTGCGCCAACGCTGTCCCGACGCCGGCAAGATCTTGCTTAACAATGTGTATGGCTGGTTCGCGCGTGCCGACCGGGGCATCTACGGGCTGACCGAGGCGGGACATGCGGCGCTGAAGCGTTGGCCGCAGCAACGGGGTGAGGCCGGTGGAGGTGCCGCGTCACCGCCATGA
- a CDS encoding GNAT family N-acetyltransferase codes for MVLEDTVRTAPGYVRTLIQQEELPLLRDHLLRLDAESRHDRFNGFLDDSFIERYAARCAEDGTVIVAYIVDGVVRGAAELHPPEGDSLPEVAFSVEASSRRQNVGTVLFSRLIAEARWKGYKSLRITTGAENHAMRALARKFGAHLQFRHGESTGTIDLTKTAEDELADLAAAPFKAGRALLSFNSTCWKLISSMYGNRAA; via the coding sequence GTGGTACTTGAAGACACCGTCCGCACCGCCCCGGGCTATGTGCGGACCCTGATCCAGCAGGAAGAATTGCCGCTGCTGCGCGATCACCTGCTCAGACTAGATGCCGAAAGCCGGCATGATCGTTTCAACGGGTTTCTCGACGATAGTTTCATCGAGCGTTACGCAGCCCGCTGCGCCGAGGACGGCACTGTGATCGTCGCCTACATCGTCGACGGCGTGGTCCGCGGTGCGGCTGAGCTGCATCCGCCGGAGGGCGATTCGCTGCCCGAAGTAGCTTTTAGCGTAGAGGCCTCCTCGCGGCGTCAGAACGTCGGCACGGTGCTGTTCAGCCGCCTGATCGCCGAAGCACGCTGGAAGGGCTACAAGAGCCTGCGCATCACCACGGGCGCGGAGAATCATGCCATGCGCGCGCTCGCCAGGAAGTTTGGCGCCCATCTGCAATTCCGCCATGGCGAATCCACCGGCACAATCGATCTTACCAAGACCGCCGAGGACGAGCTTGCCGATCTCGCCGCCGCGCCGTTCAAGGCTGGTCGCGCGCTTCTCAGCTTCAACTCCACCTGCTGGAAGTTGATCTCCAGCATGTACGGCAATCGCGCGGCTTGA
- a CDS encoding ArgE/DapE family deacylase, whose amino-acid sequence MNADTQQRILDAVDAGFEAQLATTRDFVAIPSTRGAEGPCQDMIGDLLRARGYEVDDWHINVDDLRELRGFGPIEHDFSKARTVVGTYRPATEAGKSLILQGHCDVVPAGPLELWDTPPFSPVIKDGKMFGRGACDMKSGTIGALYAVDAIKAAGLKPTARIHFQSVIEEESTGVGALSTLQRGYRADACFIPEPTSGKMVRSQVGVIWFRLRVKGHPTHVAFAGSGSNAIMAAYHLVHALQKLEIEWNERAKADRHFKTLNHPINFNPGIIKGGDWASSVPAWCDVDCRIAILPGWSVADHQKEILACVAAASRDHRFLANNPPEVQWSGFLSEGYELTDAAAPEAAFGKAFNKVYGGAVEDLVFTALTDTRFYGLNHGIPSLCFGASGGEMHGFNEFVDLESLKKTTKAMALFIAEWCGVEKM is encoded by the coding sequence ATGAATGCCGATACGCAACAGAGGATTCTTGACGCCGTCGATGCCGGCTTCGAAGCCCAGCTTGCGACCACCCGCGATTTCGTCGCGATTCCCTCGACCCGTGGCGCCGAGGGACCCTGCCAGGACATGATCGGCGACCTCCTGCGCGCGCGCGGTTACGAGGTCGACGACTGGCACATCAATGTTGACGATTTGAGGGAGCTGCGCGGCTTTGGGCCGATCGAGCATGATTTCTCCAAGGCGCGCACCGTGGTCGGCACCTATCGTCCGGCGACTGAAGCCGGCAAATCGCTGATCCTCCAGGGCCACTGCGACGTGGTGCCGGCAGGTCCCCTGGAATTGTGGGACACGCCGCCATTCTCGCCCGTCATCAAGGACGGAAAGATGTTCGGCCGCGGCGCCTGCGACATGAAGTCGGGCACCATTGGTGCGCTCTATGCAGTTGATGCGATCAAGGCCGCTGGCCTCAAGCCGACCGCGCGGATTCACTTCCAGTCGGTGATCGAGGAGGAGAGCACCGGCGTCGGCGCGCTCTCGACGCTGCAGCGCGGTTACAGGGCCGATGCCTGCTTCATCCCCGAGCCGACCTCCGGCAAGATGGTGCGCTCGCAGGTCGGCGTGATCTGGTTTCGGCTGCGCGTGAAGGGCCACCCGACTCATGTCGCCTTTGCCGGCTCGGGCTCCAATGCGATCATGGCGGCTTATCATCTCGTTCACGCGTTGCAGAAACTCGAGATCGAGTGGAACGAGCGTGCCAAGGCCGACCGTCACTTCAAGACGCTCAACCATCCCATCAACTTCAACCCCGGCATCATCAAGGGCGGCGACTGGGCCTCCAGCGTGCCGGCCTGGTGCGACGTCGACTGCCGTATCGCCATCCTGCCGGGCTGGTCCGTCGCCGATCACCAGAAGGAGATTTTGGCCTGCGTTGCAGCCGCCTCGCGCGACCACCGCTTCCTCGCCAACAATCCGCCCGAGGTCCAGTGGTCTGGCTTCCTGTCGGAAGGTTATGAACTGACCGACGCCGCCGCGCCGGAAGCTGCATTCGGCAAGGCTTTCAACAAGGTCTATGGCGGCGCGGTCGAGGATCTGGTCTTCACCGCGCTCACCGACACCCGCTTCTACGGTCTCAACCACGGCATTCCCAGCCTGTGCTTCGGCGCCAGCGGCGGCGAGATGCACGGCTTCAACGAGTTCGTCGATCTGGAGTCGCTGAAGAAGACTACCAAGGCAATGGCGCTGTTCATCGCGGAATGGTGCGGGGTGGAGAAGATGTAG
- a CDS encoding SDR family oxidoreductase, giving the protein MQGKVLIVTGALGALGKVVSDAALARGARIAGIDHAPSQTPATAERIEIGGVDLSAAVQAKTAVEAAVKHFGRLDAVVNIAGGFAFETIADGDITTWQRMHALNVLTALNTAHAALPHLAASKAGRIVNIGAMGALQAGSGMGPYAASKAGVHRLTEALANEWKGKVTVNAVLPSIIDTKANRADMPKADFSKWVTPQELAEVILFLVSDAASGVTGALIPVSGRV; this is encoded by the coding sequence ATGCAAGGCAAGGTTCTGATCGTGACCGGTGCGCTCGGCGCGCTCGGCAAGGTGGTCTCCGACGCCGCGCTGGCGCGTGGCGCGCGCATCGCCGGCATCGATCACGCCCCCTCTCAAACGCCGGCGACGGCCGAGCGGATCGAGATCGGAGGCGTCGACCTGTCGGCTGCGGTGCAAGCCAAGACGGCGGTCGAGGCCGCCGTGAAGCATTTCGGCAGGCTCGATGCCGTGGTCAACATCGCCGGCGGCTTTGCCTTCGAGACCATTGCTGACGGCGACATCACGACGTGGCAGCGCATGCACGCGCTGAACGTACTGACCGCCCTCAACACCGCGCACGCGGCATTGCCGCATCTTGCTGCGTCGAAGGCAGGCCGCATCGTCAATATCGGCGCGATGGGCGCGCTCCAGGCCGGGTCCGGCATGGGTCCTTACGCGGCATCGAAAGCCGGCGTGCACCGTCTCACCGAGGCGCTCGCCAACGAGTGGAAGGGCAAGGTCACCGTCAACGCCGTGCTGCCGTCGATCATCGACACCAAGGCCAACCGCGCCGACATGCCGAAAGCCGACTTCTCCAAATGGGTGACGCCGCAGGAGCTCGCCGAGGTCATCCTGTTCCTCGTCAGCGACGCCGCGAGCGGCGTCACCGGTGCGCTGATTCCGGTGAGCGGACGGGTGTGA
- the kynA gene encoding tryptophan 2,3-dioxygenase: MTSSDYDPTSEGAETDFSRRMSYGDYLALDAILGAQHPLSEAHDEMLFIIQHQTTELWMRLAIHELSAARRAIAKDEVQPAMKMLARMSRIFEQLNNAWDVLRTMTPSEYTRFRSQLGQSSGFQSRQYRLNEYLLGNRNHAMLKPHAHDVETTRLLEAELATPSLYDEVLRLADRHGLTMPAAVLARDVRETHSFSEGVLQAWRIVYEAPETHWMLYELAEKLVDFEDYFRRWRFNHVTTVERVIGFKRGTGGTGGVSYLKRMLEVELFPELWRVRTIL; the protein is encoded by the coding sequence ATGACGTCCAGCGATTACGATCCCACCAGCGAAGGCGCCGAGACCGATTTTTCCCGGCGCATGTCCTATGGCGACTATTTGGCACTCGATGCGATTCTCGGCGCGCAGCATCCATTGTCGGAAGCGCATGACGAGATGCTGTTCATCATCCAGCATCAGACCACCGAACTCTGGATGCGCCTTGCCATCCACGAGCTCAGCGCCGCGCGGCGCGCCATTGCCAAAGACGAGGTGCAGCCCGCGATGAAAATGCTGGCGCGCATGTCGCGCATCTTCGAGCAGCTCAATAATGCCTGGGACGTGCTGCGCACGATGACGCCGAGCGAATATACGCGCTTCCGCTCCCAGCTCGGTCAATCTTCCGGATTTCAGTCGCGTCAATACCGGCTGAATGAATATCTGCTCGGCAACCGCAATCACGCCATGCTGAAGCCGCACGCGCACGACGTGGAAACGACCAGGCTGCTCGAAGCCGAGCTCGCGACCCCGAGTCTCTATGACGAGGTGCTGCGGCTCGCCGATCGCCACGGGCTGACGATGCCGGCGGCGGTGCTGGCGCGCGACGTCCGCGAGACCCACAGCTTCAGTGAAGGCGTGCTGCAAGCCTGGCGGATCGTCTACGAGGCGCCGGAGACGCACTGGATGCTGTACGAGCTCGCCGAGAAGCTGGTCGATTTCGAGGATTACTTCCGGCGCTGGCGCTTCAACCACGTGACGACGGTTGAACGCGTCATTGGCTTCAAGCGCGGCACCGGCGGGACCGGCGGTGTCAGCTACCTCAAGCGCATGCTGGAGGTCGAGCTGTTCCCCGAACTCTGGCGCGTCCGTACCATTCTGTAG